TCATTCCAATCCCTGGCCGCGCTGTTTCTGGGGCCGCTGAACTCGCTTGCTTTGATGCTGAACGAGTTCGTGATGGCGGATGCGCTGCTAGATCGAATCTATGATGTCATTCAAGCTGAGGAAAGTAATAAATTCAAGAAGAAAACGCCGACCCTCCGAGATGTAAAGCTGAATGGGGATATTACAATTGATCAGGTCACCTTCAGGTATACGGACTACGGGGAAGATGTGCTGAAAAATATTAATATTACGATTAAAGCAGGGCAAAGGGTCGCTCTAGTTGGAAAATCAGGATCAGGAAAGAGTACCTTGGCGAAATTGCTGGTAGGGCTGTATACGCCCACACAGGGTAATATCTATTTTGACGGCGTGGTTGTAGAAGAACTGGAGCAGCAGGATATTCGCAGCCAAATCAGTATCGTGCTTCAGGATAACTTTGTATTTAACAACACCGTGTATGACAACATCAGGCTACATGCAGAGGGTTCAACACTGGAGGATGTAATGTTCGCAGCGAAGCTGGCGGATATTCATGCCGATATTGAGAAGATGCCAATGAAGTATAATACACTGATCTCTGAGGCGGGATCGAACCTGTCTGGAGGGCAGAAGCAACGGGTAGCTCTCGCACGAGCATTGGTGAGCAGACCCAAAGTTCTTCTGTTGGATGAGGCAACCAGTGCTTTGGATACCGTTACAGAGGCGACCATTGCCCATAATCTGAACATGTTGAAATGTACCCAGATTATCATTGCCCACAGGCTAAGTACGATCCGAAGCGCGGACACCATATATGTGCTGGACCAAGGTGAACTCGTTGATGCTGGAACACATGATGAATTGATTGGGCGGTGTAAATCCTACAATGATCTCGTGTGTGAACAACTGGACGAAACCGGGGCCAGACAGTATGGATGAGGCTATTGAGGATGATGTTGACGGAAGATAAAAGGCTTTCTTTTCTACACAATATGTGTTGAAAAGGATGCTTTTTTGTTATATATGGAAAGCCGAGAAGCTAAACTGATGCAAGAATTAGGAAAGTGGGTAATGTACACCAAAGTGTCCTATTTGAATCATATAGGAAGAAAGTTACATGAAAACGATCCTGTTAGCCGATATGGCTCATGTTGATTTTGTACTATGATGCAGGTAACAGATGAATAGGGTGTACTTCACATATAGTGAATGCCTCGATTCTACCAAGAGGAGGGATCCGTATTAAACGTGCAGGATGGTTGAAGGGTTTATTCACACTAATGATGGTGTTTACTATATTTCTGGGAGGTTGTCAGAACATGAATGCAAGTGAGAAGGAAGCTCTATACCAAGAAGCTGAAGCAACCGTAATTCAGCATTTCAAGCAGAAGTTCGAATTGGATGTTGTGATTACAAGCAAAGAGTTGTTGCCGGAAATGGCAGTATCCCAGATTGGGCTGAAAGGCCATGTGAAAGATCATGAAGATCAGAGCTTTGGCATTTCGTACGACTACAAAAAGAAGGTAACCAAGAATTTGGTCATTAGCCCTGAAATTGAGGAAGTGATGATAGCCAAGGGACATGATCCATACGACAAATAAAGGGAGGTGTAGTTATTGAGTAACGGGTCCAATATTGATGATGAAACGTATAAAACGATGTCTGATCTAGCCTACCAGGATCAAAAGGCTGGAGACAAATTAACGGAAATTCCCGGATGGGAGGTCCTTGAGGGGACAGAAAGCAATAAACTTTCCGGTTTTGATGCTGTAACCTTTTATAATCCCGAGACCAAGGAAGCGGTCATTGCTTATCGTGGTACAGAAGGAAGTGCGTCCTTGGATCGCTCTGTACCTGACTTTGTCATGGATGGCCGTATTGGGGGCGGAGAGTTGATTCGTAAGGGTCAGCAGGAGGCCGGGAATTTTGTAAATAATCTTACGCCGGATTGGCTCGACAAAGGGGTCGAAGGCGTCAAGGACTTCACGGGCATATCCAAAGTGGAGGATTGGGCTGGTGACAGGGTAAGAGACGTGGAGAACTGGACGGGTGATCGCGTAAAGGATATTGAAAAAACCGTTTCCCCTACAGGCTGGGCCAATCAGATGTATCAATCCGAAGACTACGCAAATCACATGCAGAACAAGCATAAGGATCTGAATTTCTCGATGACCGGACATTCCTTGGGCGGGGGAAATGCACAATATGCATCTGCTTATACCGGAATTCCAGCCGTGACGTTTAGTGCACCATCTGTAATGGGTAATTTGACACCAGAAATGCGGCGCCGGGCTGAAGCGGGTGCATTTGACGGGCAGGTTGTGAACTATGCCAATCCCAGTGATCTGGTAGCCAGCGGAACATTGGGAGGATATGACCGGCATGTAGGATCGACCTATTACATCAACTCCGATTATGACTCGGCGAATGATGGCGTGAGTATTATCGATAAAGCCAAGAACTCATTTGGCGGGGAAAACTATCACAGTCTGGATCAATATGATTTCAAAAATGGTTACATATCCAATGACCTGTACGATCCGATTACTGGAGAGAGAATCCGCTATTCACCGCGCCTTATGGATCACATGGGACCGTTCGGCAAGAACTTCGGTCCGTTACGTTCCAAGTCTGGCGGAGGTGGAGGTATGGCTTCGGCTGCTGCGGCTTCAGGTCTGATTCAGGTAACGCCGGAAGAACTGAAAAGTGTCGCTTCCCGGTGGAAGCAAAATGCACAACAATGCAATGCCGAGCTGAATCAGGTACGAAGCCGCATGGCTCAATACCTGCATACGAGCCGCAGTCGCAGGCTGGAGCCGATTGTCACCCAACTGGACGCGTCGATTCAAGAACTTAGCACATGGCATATGAAACATACCAGCCAGTTCCTGAACTTTATTGATGAGAAAGCAGATGCCTTCCGGCAGGCGGACGAGAGTCCGGTTCATTTTAATTAGGAACCAGGTTGGTTAATGTCGATATCACGTACATGGGGGAGGGGAACGCAAGTGGGTGGACAATTGCTGGTGGAATTGAATGATCTTCGAATTGCGGAAAAAGAACTGACACAGCTGCTTGCCCGTCTGCAAGCCGATGAACAGGAAGCGAGGGCGCTATATAGTCGCCTGAACGATTGGAAAGGGCAATCTGCTGATTATACAAGGCAGCAGATTGAAGAGTTTTTTGCGGGCCTGTCCAGACGTATTCAATCCATTGAACAGCAGAAGAAAAGCTTGCTGCAAAACATTGAGATTATGATCCAGACGGATCAGGAACGCTAACGAGTGGTAAGGCTGATGCCATATTGCGGATGGTAATCAGCGTGGATAAGAGTGTGAATGTGGAGAGGCGTGATTAGTGCCTAAACCACGGATTGTAAAGAACATGGGTTGCCAATCAAGATGATGATAGCTAAAAAGCCTACGGCACATCGGGTTTGAACCCGTATGCCATAGGCTTTTTGTTATCTAAATATTTCTCAAGTTATCGTGAACTGTAAGTTAGTTCTTAACGTTTTTTGCGACGTGTAGCCAACGCGATTCCCAAGAAGGACAGAATCAGAGCCAGAATGGATACGATCAACGTTGCTTGTTGAAGTTTAAGTGTACCTGGGTCTGTATCCGTGTTGTTTGGCTCACCTGTAACGGTGTCATTGAGTGCATCGCCCAGCGTGGTGTCATCATTTGCTTTGCTATCGTCGGTAGCTGCATTATCACCAGTGGCTCCTTCTGTACCTGCACTATCATGTCCTCCACCTGCCGCAGCATTATCAGTAGCAGCCGGATCTTCACTGATCGTTGTGATACTGTGTGGGTTGGCGTCACTTGGCTGGCCTGTCCATTCTACAATACTGCCATCGCTGTAGTATTGGAATGCATCCCAAGCCACTTCAGCTTCAGCCGTAGGATTCTGTGCAACGAAGTTGAACTGCTGGAATTGTCCTGCGATAATACCCTCGTTATCGCCGTCAATTTCCCATGTGATCGACGTTACTTCATTGGAGGCGTTCTTCTCTGTGGTGATTTTCCAGCCTGCCAGTGGTTGGTATTGCTTGAACGCAACACCTTCTGGAATTTTCATCGTGATTTTGGTCGTTGGCAGTTCTTTCTCGGATGGAATCTTAATCGTGTACGTCTGCCATGCGCTTGTCTGTGCAACGGATGGGCTAACGGTAACGTGAGCACTCGCGAATCCGGCGAATAGCATAAATGCTGCAGTACCTGTTGCGATAGTGGATGTTAGTTTGGAAATCCATGATGTTTTCTTCAAAATAAATAACCCCTCTCAGTACTTATCATATATGATGCGGCCCATTTTCTTAAATGAGTGTCTACGTTCTGCAAAGGCACGTTCCGGTTACGAATTGTTCTTTCGATCACCGTTATTCCCGGATTTTTTTGATTCAACAAATTGAACAAAAGATGGTTTACACATACACTCCGATGACAGAATAACCCTCCAATCGCTGTTATCCCCAGATTTTTTTGATTCCCTTTTCTCAAAGGGAAAATCCGGTGATAAAGGCGAACGCTTCGCTTTTTCAGGTTTTTTCTGTCCTCTCCGTTTCAGTGCAAACATTAGTTCAATTTATATTTAGTAAGATGAAATCCCGGAATAAAGGCTGAGCTTCGCTTCTCCAGAATCAATTTCGTATCCTTCACTACATTTGCAGTGTGTAGAAACACTAATTTTAGATTGGGTCACTTTTCAATATAAACGTGTGTAACTATGGCTTGGCAGTGTCGATCTCAAATTCGGCATCCAGTGCATCCAACGTTTTGGTCAGAAGATGTACCTTGATATTCCAACGTCCAGGCATGGAGATGTAATCTTCAGCCTTGTACACACCGGTGTCGTTTTTAGGAATGGTAATCTCATAGATCCCCATATCCATGTCCAGATGTGTGAGTGACAGTGTGATCTGTTCCAGATCGTTAACGATACTTCCATCTGCTCGTTTCACATCGACTTCAAATTGGTTCTCTCCCGTTACATTGGGACTCACCTGAAGTGTGATCGCCGAGCCATCTTCTGTAGTCTTTGTCTCCTGATACGGTCCGACCGCAGCCGGTTGTCCTGGAGACAGG
This Paenibacillus xylanexedens DNA region includes the following protein-coding sequences:
- a CDS encoding YcnI family protein — encoded protein: MKKTSWISKLTSTIATGTAAFMLFAGFASAHVTVSPSVAQTSAWQTYTIKIPSEKELPTTKITMKIPEGVAFKQYQPLAGWKITTEKNASNEVTSITWEIDGDNEGIIAGQFQQFNFVAQNPTAEAEVAWDAFQYYSDGSIVEWTGQPSDANPHSITTISEDPAATDNAAAGGGHDSAGTEGATGDNAATDDSKANDDTTLGDALNDTVTGEPNNTDTDPGTLKLQQATLIVSILALILSFLGIALATRRKKR